A genomic window from Gemmatimonadaceae bacterium includes:
- a CDS encoding IS3 family transposase (programmed frameshift), with translation MPRRSPFSPEFRERAIRMVLDQAPQHGSQWAAIRSIAEKVGCHQETLRNWVREHERNTGVRPGPTTDDLARLKELERENRELKRANEILKKASAYFAFGGARPPTQLMVAFIDAHRAAYGVEPICAVLPIAPSTYYEAKARARDPSRLPARSRADAALRPALQRVWAATRGRYGARKAWKQLRREGRVVARCTVARVFKAMGLRGVVRGRRATTTVPEPAAHRPQDLVQRNFTATRPNALWVSDLTYVPTWRGFVYVAFVTDAYSRRIVGWRATTTLRTDLALDALEQALYDRALDGPLVHHSDRGSQYLAIRYTDRLLEAGIESSVGSRGDAYDNALAESINALYKAEVIHHLGPWKGLEDVEYATLEWVAWYNSQRLMQPLGDIPPAEYEAQYYHAHAASAAVGLN, from the exons ATGCCCAGACGTTCCCCATTTTCGCCTGAGTTCCGCGAACGCGCCATCCGGATGGTGCTGGACCAGGCCCCGCAGCACGGCTCCCAGTGGGCCGCGATCCGCTCGATCGCCGAGAAGGTCGGCTGTCACCAGGAGACCCTCCGGAACTGGGTCCGCGAGCACGAGCGGAACACGGGCGTGCGACCCGGCCCGACCACGGACGACCTCGCGCGCCTCAAGGAGCTCGAGCGCGAGAACCGCGAGCTGAAGCGCGCCAATGAGATCCTGAAGAAGGCGTCGGCGTATTTCGCCT TTGGCGGAGCTCGACCGCCGACCCAACTGATGGTGGCCTTCATCGACGCGCACCGCGCGGCGTACGGAGTCGAGCCGATCTGCGCAGTGCTGCCGATCGCTCCGTCGACCTACTACGAGGCGAAGGCGCGCGCGCGCGACCCGTCGCGCCTGCCGGCCCGCAGCCGCGCGGATGCGGCGCTCCGGCCGGCGCTCCAGCGCGTGTGGGCGGCGACGCGCGGGCGCTACGGGGCGCGCAAGGCCTGGAAGCAGCTCCGCCGGGAGGGCCGCGTGGTGGCGCGCTGCACGGTGGCGCGCGTCTTCAAGGCGATGGGCCTGCGCGGGGTGGTGCGCGGGCGCCGGGCGACGACGACCGTGCCCGAGCCGGCGGCGCACCGGCCGCAGGATCTCGTGCAGCGGAACTTCACGGCGACGCGCCCGAACGCGCTCTGGGTCTCCGACCTGACGTACGTGCCGACGTGGCGCGGCTTCGTGTACGTCGCGTTCGTGACCGATGCGTACTCGCGCCGCATCGTCGGCTGGCGCGCGACGACGACCCTGCGGACGGACCTCGCGCTCGACGCGCTGGAGCAGGCACTCTACGACCGCGCGCTCGACGGCCCGCTCGTGCATCACAGTGACCGCGGGTCGCAGTACCTGGCCATCCGCTACACGGACCGGCTGCTCGAGGCCGGCATCGAATCCTCCGTCGGCAGCCGCGGTGACGCCTACGACAATGCGCTCGCCGAGTCGATCAACGCGCTGTACAAGGCGGAGGTCATCCATCATCTCGGACCGTGGAAGGGCCTGGAGGACGTGGAGTACGCGACGCTCGAGTGGGTGGCCTGGTACAACAGCCAGCGCCTGATGCAGCCGCTCGGGGACATCCCCCCGGCGGAGTACGAAGCGCAGTATTATCACGCCCACGCCGCATCCGCGGCCGTGGGACTCAACTAA